A single region of the Plantactinospora soyae genome encodes:
- a CDS encoding beta-phosphoglucomutase family hydrolase produces the protein MLGLPAQVTACLFDLDGVLTQTARVHNAAWAETFDDFLRRRAAETGEPFRAYDPGDDYNRYVDGRPRADGVRTFLASRQIVLPEGQPDDPPTAETVHGVGNRKNVLLLQVIRRDGVQAYQGSVDYLHAAAAAGLRRAVVSASANAGDVIAAAGFAPMVEVRVDGVVARERSLRGKPHPDTFLAAAEQLGVRPEQAAVFEDALAGVEAGRAGKFGFVVGVDRVGQADALREHGADVVVQDLSELLPGPRTEGGNR, from the coding sequence GTGTTGGGGCTACCCGCGCAGGTGACCGCCTGCCTGTTCGACCTGGACGGTGTGCTGACCCAGACCGCCCGGGTGCACAACGCGGCCTGGGCGGAGACGTTCGACGACTTCCTCCGGCGGCGCGCGGCGGAGACCGGCGAGCCGTTCCGGGCGTACGACCCGGGGGACGACTACAACCGGTACGTCGATGGTCGGCCCCGTGCCGATGGCGTACGCACCTTCCTCGCCTCCCGGCAGATCGTCCTGCCCGAGGGGCAACCCGACGACCCGCCGACCGCCGAGACGGTCCACGGGGTGGGCAACCGGAAGAACGTGCTGCTGCTCCAGGTGATCCGGCGGGACGGCGTGCAGGCGTACCAGGGATCGGTGGACTACCTGCACGCGGCGGCGGCGGCCGGACTGCGCCGGGCGGTCGTCTCGGCCAGCGCCAACGCCGGTGACGTGATCGCGGCGGCCGGGTTCGCGCCGATGGTGGAGGTCCGGGTGGACGGTGTGGTGGCCCGGGAACGGTCGTTGCGCGGCAAGCCCCACCCGGACACCTTCCTGGCCGCCGCCGAACAACTCGGGGTACGCCCCGAGCAGGCGGCGGTGTTCGAGGACGCGCTGGCCGGGGTCGAGGCGGGTCGGGCCGGGAAGTTCGGCTTCGTGGTCGGGGTGGACCGGGTCGGCCAGGCCGACGCGCTGCGCGAACACGGGGCCGACGTGGTGGTCCAGGACCTGTCCGAGCTGCTGCCCGGGCCACGGACCGAAGGCGGAAACAGATGA
- a CDS encoding dienelactone hydrolase family protein: MDTRTTETTIPTGGVELTGDLVVPAGARGIVLFAHGSGSSRHSPRNRLVADALGRASLATLLVDLLTRDEEAVDDRTGELRFDIGLLTGRLVGIVDWLGSGAPAGPLPIGLFGASTGAAAALAAAASRPDQVHAVVSRGGRPDLAGPDLTRVRASTLLLVGGLDDEVLRLNEQALAALDSPAELRVVPGATHLFAEAGTLEQVAREAAEWFGAHLPGGPAR; the protein is encoded by the coding sequence ATGGACACCCGGACGACCGAGACCACGATCCCGACCGGGGGCGTCGAGCTGACCGGTGACCTGGTTGTCCCGGCCGGCGCGCGCGGGATCGTACTGTTCGCGCACGGCAGCGGAAGCTCCCGGCACAGCCCCCGCAACCGGCTGGTCGCCGACGCGCTGGGCCGGGCGTCCCTGGCCACCCTGCTGGTGGACCTGCTGACCCGGGACGAGGAGGCGGTCGACGACCGGACCGGCGAGCTGCGGTTTGACATCGGCCTGCTCACCGGCCGGCTCGTGGGCATCGTCGACTGGTTGGGCAGCGGCGCCCCGGCCGGGCCGCTGCCGATCGGACTCTTCGGTGCCAGTACCGGCGCCGCCGCCGCGCTGGCCGCCGCCGCGTCCCGACCGGATCAGGTGCACGCGGTCGTCTCCCGGGGCGGACGCCCGGACCTGGCCGGTCCGGACCTGACCCGGGTACGGGCCAGCACACTGCTGCTGGTCGGCGGGCTCGACGACGAGGTGCTCCGACTCAACGAGCAGGCGCTCGCCGCGCTGGACAGCCCCGCGGAGCTGCGGGTCGTACCCGGTGCCACCCATCTGTTCGCCGAGGCCGGCACCCTGGAACAGGTGGCCCGGGAGGCGGCGGAGTGGTTCGGCGCCCACCTGCCCGGCGGTCCGGCGAGGTAG
- a CDS encoding glycoside hydrolase family 65 protein: MIRERAYPVEPWHVRETRLDLDVLAQSESVFALSNGHIGLRGNLDEGEPHGLPGTYLNSFYELRPLPYAEAGYGFPESGQTLVNVTNGKPIRLLVDDEPFDVRYGELLHHERVLDLRAGTLQRSVEWRSPAGRTVRICSTRLVSFTQRSIAAIEYRVEPVDGPMRLIVQSELVANEQLPTQSRDPRVAAVLESPLQAEERLVNSDGALLVHRTKASGLRLAVSMSHEVHGPERKVVGNEAYEDWARTTVTCVLKPGERLRVVKYVAYGWSSRRSRPGLRDQVAAALAGARFSGWDGLCAEQRGYLDTFWNDSDVQVEGDPEVQQAVRFGLFHVLQAGARAELRPIAAKGLTGPGYDGHAFWDTETFVLPVLTYTLPSAVASALRWRHSTLHLAQERARTLGLQGAAFPWRTIRGQETSAYWPAGTAGFHIAADIADAVRRYVQATGDEQFEREAGLELLVETARLWRSLGHHDRHGKFHLDGVTGPDEYTAVKNDNVYTNLMAQRNLLAAAEAVARHAEQAYRLGVDDEETAAWRDAANDMHVPYDPELGVHPQVEGFTRFQEWDFAGTPPEQYPLLLNYPYFDLYRKQVIKQADLVLAMHWRGDAFTDEEKAANFAYYERRTVRDSSLSACTQAVLAAEVGHLELAHDYLGEAALMDLHDLNQNTRDGVHVASLAGAWIALVAGFGGLRDHTETLSFTPRLPSRIDRLEFSLRWRGVHLRVDVRSDAATYVLRDGDPDDVMELLHHGELLRVTCDNPVTRPVPPIESSGPQPAQPAGRAPVRRTPEREP, encoded by the coding sequence ATGATCCGGGAACGGGCGTATCCGGTCGAGCCGTGGCACGTCCGGGAGACCCGGCTCGACCTGGACGTGCTGGCCCAGTCCGAGTCGGTGTTCGCACTCTCCAACGGACACATCGGGCTGCGCGGCAACCTGGACGAGGGCGAGCCGCACGGCCTGCCCGGGACCTACCTGAACTCCTTCTACGAGCTGCGCCCGCTGCCGTACGCCGAGGCCGGGTACGGCTTCCCCGAGTCCGGTCAGACGCTGGTCAACGTCACCAACGGCAAGCCGATCCGGCTGCTCGTCGACGACGAACCGTTCGACGTCCGGTACGGCGAACTGCTGCACCACGAGCGGGTGCTCGACCTGCGGGCCGGCACCCTGCAACGGTCGGTCGAGTGGCGCTCGCCGGCCGGTCGTACGGTGCGGATCTGCAGCACCCGGCTGGTGTCGTTCACCCAGCGCTCGATAGCGGCGATCGAGTACCGGGTGGAGCCGGTCGACGGTCCGATGCGGCTGATCGTGCAGTCGGAACTGGTCGCCAACGAGCAACTGCCGACGCAGAGCCGCGATCCCCGGGTGGCGGCGGTACTGGAGTCGCCGTTGCAGGCCGAGGAACGCCTGGTGAACAGCGACGGTGCCCTGCTGGTCCACCGCACCAAGGCGAGCGGGCTGCGGCTGGCCGTCTCGATGAGCCACGAGGTGCACGGGCCGGAGCGCAAGGTGGTGGGCAACGAGGCGTACGAGGACTGGGCCCGGACCACCGTCACCTGCGTACTCAAGCCGGGCGAGCGGCTGCGGGTGGTCAAGTACGTCGCGTACGGCTGGTCGAGCCGGCGGTCCCGGCCGGGGCTGCGCGATCAGGTCGCCGCGGCGCTGGCCGGCGCCCGGTTCTCCGGCTGGGACGGGCTCTGCGCCGAGCAACGCGGCTACCTCGACACCTTCTGGAACGACTCCGACGTGCAGGTGGAGGGCGACCCGGAGGTGCAGCAGGCGGTCCGGTTCGGGCTCTTCCACGTGCTCCAGGCCGGCGCCCGGGCTGAGCTGCGACCGATCGCCGCCAAGGGCCTGACCGGACCGGGCTACGACGGCCACGCGTTCTGGGACACCGAGACCTTCGTGCTGCCGGTGCTGACGTACACCCTGCCGTCGGCGGTCGCCTCGGCGCTGCGCTGGCGGCACTCCACGCTGCACCTGGCCCAGGAGCGGGCCCGGACGCTCGGGCTACAGGGCGCCGCCTTCCCCTGGCGGACCATCCGGGGCCAGGAGACCTCCGCGTACTGGCCGGCCGGCACGGCGGGTTTCCACATCGCGGCCGACATCGCCGACGCGGTACGCCGGTACGTGCAGGCCACCGGGGACGAGCAGTTCGAGCGGGAGGCCGGGCTCGAACTGCTGGTGGAGACCGCCCGGCTCTGGCGCTCGCTCGGCCACCACGACCGGCACGGCAAGTTCCACCTGGACGGGGTGACCGGTCCGGACGAGTACACCGCCGTGAAGAACGACAACGTCTACACCAACCTGATGGCCCAGCGGAACCTGCTGGCCGCCGCCGAGGCCGTCGCCCGGCACGCCGAGCAGGCGTACCGGTTGGGCGTCGACGACGAGGAGACCGCCGCCTGGCGGGACGCCGCGAACGACATGCACGTCCCGTACGACCCGGAGCTCGGGGTGCATCCGCAGGTGGAGGGGTTCACCCGGTTCCAGGAGTGGGACTTCGCCGGTACGCCACCGGAGCAGTACCCGTTGCTGCTCAACTACCCGTACTTCGACCTGTACCGGAAACAGGTGATCAAGCAGGCCGACCTGGTGTTGGCGATGCACTGGCGCGGGGACGCGTTCACCGACGAGGAGAAGGCGGCGAACTTCGCCTACTACGAGCGGCGTACGGTCCGCGACTCGTCGCTGTCGGCGTGCACCCAGGCGGTGCTGGCGGCCGAGGTCGGGCACCTGGAGCTGGCGCACGACTATCTGGGCGAGGCGGCCCTGATGGACCTGCACGACCTGAACCAGAACACCCGGGACGGCGTACACGTCGCCTCGCTGGCCGGCGCCTGGATCGCCCTGGTGGCCGGGTTCGGCGGGCTGCGGGACCACACCGAAACCCTCTCCTTCACCCCTCGACTGCCGAGCCGGATCGACCGGTTGGAGTTCTCGCTCCGCTGGCGTGGCGTGCACCTGCGGGTGGACGTGCGGTCGGACGCGGCGACGTACGTGCTGCGGGACGGTGACCCCGACGACGTCATGGAGCTGCTGCACCACGGTGAGCTGCTGCGGGTCACCTGCGACAATCCGGTGACCCGGCCGGTGCCGCCGATCGAATCGTCCGGACCACAACCGGCGCAGCCGGCCGGTCGGGCACCCGTGCGGCGGACCCCGGAGCGCGAGCCGTAG
- a CDS encoding ABC transporter ATP-binding protein — protein MTTVALKDVTKVFPDGTVAVDKVSLDVNDGEFMVLLGPSGCGKSTVLRMVAGLEDPTSGAVLLDGELANDLPPRERGIAMVFQDFALYPHMSVGANIAFPLRLSGVEEGPRGERVADVASALGIGDVLGRKPSQLSGGQRQRVAMGRAIVRRPGLFLMDEPLSNLDSGLRAELRAEISGLVRELGVSTVYVTHDQAEALTMADRVAIMRKGVLQDVGTPTQVYGRPATLYVAAFLGSPRMNLLEATVYVHLDRYVTLNLGEQALYLPWDDIRARAVAHYHGERIVLGMRAEALTPVAPDTPGDVLQGRIRYLEHHGHESLAFLDIGATAIVVDDLGGPVTEERSAGAGRGLRRLGQVMQRLTGRATGGSGQPAPEDRGGRTSVLNDPGRHHRRPAELAVRLAPYPAVTTGHPMAVSVRMDAVHFFDERGDRIDVGWR, from the coding sequence GTGACCACCGTCGCGCTCAAAGACGTCACGAAGGTGTTCCCGGACGGGACAGTGGCGGTCGACAAGGTGAGTCTCGACGTCAACGACGGCGAGTTCATGGTGCTGCTCGGCCCCTCGGGCTGCGGAAAGTCCACCGTGCTCCGGATGGTCGCCGGGCTGGAGGATCCGACCAGTGGCGCCGTGCTGCTCGATGGCGAACTCGCCAACGACCTGCCGCCGCGCGAACGCGGGATCGCGATGGTGTTCCAGGATTTCGCGTTGTATCCGCACATGTCCGTCGGGGCGAACATAGCCTTTCCGCTCCGATTGTCGGGAGTGGAGGAAGGACCGCGTGGCGAACGGGTGGCCGACGTGGCGAGCGCGTTGGGCATCGGCGACGTACTCGGGCGCAAGCCCAGCCAGCTCTCCGGCGGTCAGCGGCAGCGGGTCGCGATGGGCCGGGCGATCGTCCGGCGCCCCGGGCTCTTCCTGATGGACGAGCCATTGTCCAACCTGGACAGCGGACTGCGGGCGGAGCTGCGCGCCGAGATCTCCGGACTGGTCCGCGAACTCGGGGTGAGCACGGTCTACGTCACCCACGACCAGGCCGAGGCGCTGACCATGGCGGACCGCGTCGCGATCATGCGGAAGGGCGTACTCCAGGACGTCGGCACGCCGACCCAGGTATACGGCCGACCGGCGACCCTGTACGTCGCCGCGTTCCTCGGCAGTCCCAGGATGAACCTGCTGGAGGCCACGGTCTACGTGCACCTGGACCGGTACGTCACGCTCAACCTCGGAGAGCAGGCGCTCTACCTGCCCTGGGACGACATCCGGGCGCGGGCGGTGGCGCACTACCACGGTGAGCGGATCGTGCTCGGGATGCGCGCGGAGGCGTTGACCCCGGTGGCGCCGGACACCCCGGGGGACGTACTCCAGGGGCGGATCCGCTATCTGGAGCATCACGGACACGAGTCCCTGGCGTTCCTCGACATCGGTGCGACCGCGATCGTCGTCGACGATCTCGGCGGCCCGGTGACCGAGGAGCGGTCCGCCGGTGCGGGCCGGGGGCTCCGTCGACTGGGGCAGGTGATGCAGCGGCTGACCGGCCGGGCGACCGGCGGTTCGGGGCAACCGGCACCCGAGGACCGGGGTGGGCGTACCAGTGTTCTGAACGATCCGGGGCGGCACCATCGGCGACCGGCCGAACTGGCGGTACGGCTCGCCCCGTACCCGGCCGTCACCACGGGCCACCCGATGGCGGTCTCGGTACGGATGGACGCGGTGCACTTCTTCGACGAGCGGGGCGACCGGATCGACGTGGGATGGCGCTGA
- a CDS encoding multicopper oxidase family protein — MAGEGSRRWTRVLVGVLSGVLLLCGGGVALGTWAWTGTVVDTTGKVDFVHRLAVPPLAESRIDAQGRRVFDLRAQTGGRDLGQGGQTRTWGYNGDYLGPTLRAKRGEKVLVNVVNGLDRPTSVHWHGMHLPAVMDGGPHQMVRPGATWSPHWTVDQPAATLWYHPHPHGETEQHVYRGLAGMFILDDEPSAALALPRRYGVDDIPVIVQDRRFDSDGQFDDGRSLLGGVGILGDTLLVNGTVGPYLDVSTERVRLRLLNGSNARSYDFGFADGRGFALIGTDGGLLASPHQTGRIRLSPGERAEIVVTMRPAERVVLRSYPPNAGVDFFSSRFSGGDDSFDVLELRAAGELAPTPEVPARLVPIDRLDPATAATTRRFQLSDRKINGRAMDPGRIDFAVTRDTTEIWEIAKQDGTPHNLHVHDVQFQVLSVDGREPPPELRGWKDTVLVTANRPIRIIARFADYADPNIPYMFHCHLLYHEDQGMMGQFVVVEPGQSPGRPPAHSGHG; from the coding sequence ATGGCCGGCGAGGGATCGCGGCGTTGGACGAGAGTGCTGGTCGGAGTGCTCTCCGGGGTACTGCTGCTCTGCGGCGGTGGCGTCGCGCTGGGCACCTGGGCGTGGACCGGCACCGTCGTCGACACCACCGGGAAGGTCGACTTCGTCCACCGACTGGCCGTACCGCCACTGGCCGAGTCCAGGATCGACGCCCAGGGCCGGCGGGTGTTCGACCTGCGCGCGCAGACCGGCGGGCGCGACCTCGGCCAGGGCGGCCAGACCCGTACCTGGGGCTACAACGGCGACTACCTGGGCCCGACGCTGCGGGCGAAGCGCGGCGAGAAGGTACTGGTGAACGTCGTCAACGGACTGGACCGTCCGACCAGCGTGCACTGGCACGGCATGCACCTGCCGGCGGTGATGGACGGCGGGCCGCACCAGATGGTCCGGCCGGGCGCGACCTGGTCGCCGCACTGGACCGTCGACCAACCCGCCGCCACCCTCTGGTACCACCCGCACCCGCACGGCGAGACCGAGCAGCACGTCTACCGGGGACTGGCCGGGATGTTCATCCTGGACGACGAGCCGTCGGCGGCGCTGGCGCTACCCCGGCGGTACGGCGTCGACGACATCCCGGTGATCGTGCAGGACCGCCGGTTCGACTCCGACGGGCAGTTCGACGACGGCCGGAGCCTGCTCGGCGGGGTCGGCATCCTCGGCGACACGCTGCTGGTCAACGGCACCGTCGGGCCGTACCTCGACGTCAGCACGGAACGGGTCCGGCTGCGGCTGCTCAACGGCTCCAACGCCAGGTCGTACGACTTCGGGTTCGCCGACGGCCGTGGCTTCGCCCTGATCGGCACCGACGGCGGGCTGCTCGCCAGCCCGCACCAGACCGGCCGGATCCGGCTCTCCCCAGGCGAGCGGGCCGAAATCGTGGTGACGATGCGGCCGGCCGAGCGGGTCGTGCTGCGCAGCTACCCGCCGAACGCGGGCGTCGACTTCTTCAGCAGCAGGTTCAGCGGCGGAGACGACTCCTTCGACGTGCTGGAACTGCGCGCCGCCGGTGAGCTCGCGCCGACGCCCGAGGTGCCGGCCCGGCTCGTCCCGATCGACCGGCTGGACCCGGCGACGGCGGCCACCACCCGCCGGTTCCAACTCTCGGACCGGAAGATCAACGGCCGGGCGATGGACCCGGGGCGGATCGACTTCGCGGTCACCCGGGACACCACCGAGATCTGGGAAATCGCCAAACAGGACGGTACGCCGCACAACCTGCACGTACACGACGTGCAGTTCCAGGTGCTCTCGGTGGACGGCCGGGAGCCGCCGCCCGAGCTGCGGGGCTGGAAGGACACCGTGCTGGTGACGGCGAACCGCCCGATCCGGATCATCGCCCGGTTCGCCGACTACGCCGACCCGAACATCCCGTACATGTTCCACTGTCACCTGCTCTACCACGAGGACCAGGGAATGATGGGCCAGTTCGTCGTGGTCGAACCGGGCCAGTCGCCGGGCCGCCCGCCCGCCCACAGCGGGCACGGCTAG
- a CDS encoding TIGR04222 domain-containing membrane protein produces MTDPSDASTTDLGYLSGGAWAAVRTALVKLHVRGLVVADRPGGLRRTGVLPAGVEPLERALFGALYGSMAPREVANQHRVRRALAEQREGLIGLGLLRPAWHRFLLPAMLVLVPPMLVTRLVAGDLVGVGTGLVMVLAFGGIASWFLPRRTVSGARLLRAAHRQHPFPTGERTLEPGLAAALYGTEGLLTTVPQFAREGGLLGGGRWSRFLGDPRLDGSPLAADGVTGHA; encoded by the coding sequence ATGACGGATCCATCGGACGCCAGCACGACGGACCTCGGCTACCTGAGCGGTGGCGCGTGGGCCGCCGTCCGGACCGCGCTGGTCAAGCTGCACGTCCGGGGTCTGGTGGTGGCCGACCGCCCCGGTGGGCTCCGGCGGACCGGCGTCCTGCCGGCCGGCGTCGAGCCGCTGGAACGTGCGCTGTTCGGCGCGCTCTACGGCTCGATGGCACCGCGCGAGGTGGCCAACCAGCACCGGGTCCGGCGGGCCCTGGCCGAGCAGCGCGAGGGCCTGATCGGGCTCGGCCTGCTCCGCCCGGCCTGGCACCGGTTCCTGCTGCCGGCGATGCTGGTGCTGGTGCCGCCGATGCTGGTCACCCGGCTGGTCGCCGGTGACCTGGTCGGCGTCGGCACCGGACTGGTCATGGTGCTGGCGTTCGGTGGAATCGCCAGCTGGTTCCTGCCCCGCCGGACCGTGAGCGGTGCCCGGCTGCTCCGCGCCGCCCACCGCCAGCATCCGTTTCCCACCGGCGAGCGGACGCTGGAACCGGGGCTGGCGGCGGCGCTGTACGGCACCGAGGGGTTGCTGACCACGGTGCCGCAGTTCGCCCGGGAGGGCGGCCTGCTCGGCGGCGGTCGCTGGTCACGCTTCCTCGGCGA
- a CDS encoding DUF4442 domain-containing protein, whose product MSPDARQIAAGLLGSVPFARTLGFELVEVTPDETGGVRAVVRLPDSPPAHNHVGGPHAGALFTLGETASGAVVLGTFGQLFDRAVPLAAQAEIRYRRLAMGAVRATARLGRPAAEVIAEFEAGTRPEFPVSVEIGTEDGEVTTEMTVLWTLKRR is encoded by the coding sequence ATGTCTCCCGACGCGCGGCAGATCGCCGCTGGCCTGCTCGGCTCGGTACCGTTCGCCCGGACCCTCGGCTTCGAACTCGTCGAGGTGACCCCGGACGAGACCGGTGGGGTACGCGCCGTCGTCCGGCTGCCCGACTCGCCACCGGCCCACAACCATGTCGGCGGTCCGCACGCCGGCGCGTTGTTCACGCTCGGCGAGACCGCCTCCGGTGCGGTCGTACTCGGCACGTTCGGCCAGCTCTTCGACCGCGCCGTGCCGCTGGCGGCGCAGGCCGAGATCCGTTACCGGCGACTGGCGATGGGCGCGGTGCGGGCGACCGCCCGGCTGGGTCGCCCGGCCGCCGAGGTGATCGCCGAGTTCGAGGCCGGGACCCGGCCGGAGTTCCCGGTGTCGGTCGAGATCGGCACCGAGGACGGCGAGGTGACCACCGAGATGACGGTGCTCTGGACGCTGAAGCGCCGGTAG
- a CDS encoding coiled-coil domain-containing protein → MTGSRRRRLPLVLALLAVVGALAGPGGRPGAAALDPAALGDEGGTPLLRDVLGSTGRGYVQASNALANAKARQAKLAAELVRVETRIAELRPQIELVARNAYQTGRIGPVLALLHAGSADEFLERARGLETVARRDNDTLRRLGQARDRAARAKLALDAEVVEERKQLTIMLRQKQAAERALALVGGASTGGFVVASSPVARSAPRNGDGSWPPQSCNRPDPTTPGCVSPRTLHAFNEARRAGFTRFTSCYRSGGPYEHPKGRACDFSAQAGGFGGNAKGPDRTYGNNLAAFFVRNADRLGVLYVIWYRQIWLPTTGWKSYGGAHGDASSDHTNHVHLSLL, encoded by the coding sequence ATGACGGGATCCAGACGTCGGCGGTTACCGCTGGTCCTGGCACTGCTCGCGGTGGTCGGTGCGCTCGCCGGACCGGGAGGCCGACCCGGCGCGGCGGCCCTGGACCCCGCCGCCCTCGGTGACGAGGGCGGCACCCCGCTGCTCCGCGACGTGCTCGGGTCCACCGGACGGGGCTACGTGCAGGCCAGTAACGCACTGGCCAACGCCAAGGCCCGGCAGGCGAAGCTGGCCGCCGAACTCGTCCGCGTCGAGACCCGGATAGCCGAACTGCGGCCGCAGATCGAGCTGGTCGCCCGCAACGCGTACCAGACCGGTCGGATCGGCCCGGTGCTGGCGCTGCTGCACGCCGGATCGGCCGACGAGTTCCTGGAGCGCGCCCGGGGGCTGGAGACCGTCGCCCGGCGGGACAACGACACGCTGCGCCGGCTGGGCCAGGCCCGGGACCGGGCCGCCCGGGCGAAACTGGCGCTCGACGCCGAGGTCGTCGAGGAACGCAAGCAGCTCACCATCATGCTCCGGCAGAAGCAGGCGGCCGAGCGGGCGCTGGCCCTGGTCGGCGGCGCCTCGACCGGCGGCTTCGTCGTCGCCAGCTCACCGGTCGCCCGGTCGGCGCCGCGCAACGGAGACGGCTCCTGGCCGCCGCAGTCCTGCAACCGGCCCGATCCGACCACCCCGGGCTGCGTCAGCCCACGGACGCTGCACGCGTTCAACGAGGCCCGCCGAGCCGGCTTCACCCGGTTCACCTCGTGCTACCGCTCTGGTGGGCCGTACGAGCACCCCAAGGGTCGGGCCTGCGACTTCTCCGCCCAGGCCGGCGGGTTCGGCGGGAACGCCAAGGGACCCGACCGGACGTACGGCAACAACCTCGCCGCCTTCTTCGTCCGCAACGCCGACCGGCTGGGCGTGCTCTACGTCATCTGGTACCGGCAGATCTGGCTGCCGACGACCGGTTGGAAGTCGTACGGCGGTGCGCACGGCGACGCGTCCAGCGACCACACGAACCACGTACACCTGTCGCTGCTCTAG